In Priestia megaterium NBRC 15308 = ATCC 14581, the following proteins share a genomic window:
- a CDS encoding cytochrome P450 — MITLPVIQGPSSYKLTGHLQKFRENPLGFLENLTQYGEIATFRVAHKRFYVTRDPQLIKDVVITNSKAFQKIKLTHMFKTLLGEEMLWTDEALYMSPIQPSQLKQHLTFNKEAIAKIIEKHTETWEEGQLRTIVKDIRQIVIAVLLQLVFGISIEEKDKIHYVQALMRKKEKLGKIYIRLPLHQPDSDEQLEQLLFERVQMRVQNKTAGNDLLQYILNSYGEDSDEREIYEQLNSIFLSMYEMITHVCSWSIHLLSQNTREHLQLHKEIQAYASGESLSTKNLTYMRKIIAESMRLYPPLWLFGRQAREDIQIDGYSIKKGEIMLISPYMMHRHEDYFLEPSEFLPDRFEKGGSIDVPSYMYMPLGIEHQAERGMDYITEIVTIFLSEMTKRFLFQLTKPESIAPMAGVMLNMKEELKVNVHKVHAQS; from the coding sequence GTGATAACATTGCCGGTTATACAGGGCCCCTCGTCGTATAAGCTTACCGGTCACCTGCAAAAGTTTAGAGAGAACCCCCTGGGTTTTTTGGAAAACTTGACTCAGTATGGAGAAATTGCAACATTTAGAGTTGCGCACAAACGCTTTTATGTAACGAGAGACCCTCAACTTATTAAAGATGTAGTCATTACAAACAGCAAGGCGTTTCAAAAAATTAAACTAACGCATATGTTTAAAACGCTGCTAGGCGAAGAAATGTTATGGACAGATGAAGCATTATATATGAGCCCCATTCAACCCTCACAACTAAAACAACATCTAACTTTTAATAAGGAAGCAATCGCAAAAATAATTGAAAAGCATACGGAAACGTGGGAAGAAGGGCAGCTTCGAACAATAGTAAAAGACATAAGACAGATAGTCATAGCTGTACTCCTTCAACTTGTATTTGGCATTTCGATTGAGGAGAAAGATAAAATTCACTATGTTCAAGCGCTTATGAGAAAAAAAGAAAAGTTAGGCAAAATTTATATTCGTCTACCTTTGCACCAGCCTGACTCAGATGAGCAGCTAGAACAACTCCTTTTTGAACGCGTTCAAATGCGTGTTCAAAACAAAACCGCAGGAAATGATTTACTGCAGTATATATTGAATTCTTACGGAGAAGACAGCGATGAAAGAGAAATATACGAACAGCTAAATTCTATATTCCTTTCGATGTATGAAATGATTACGCACGTATGCAGCTGGTCTATTCATTTACTATCTCAAAATACTAGGGAGCACCTTCAGCTGCATAAAGAAATTCAAGCCTATGCTAGCGGCGAATCACTTTCAACCAAAAATCTAACCTATATGCGCAAAATAATTGCTGAAAGCATGAGGTTGTATCCGCCTCTTTGGCTATTTGGGCGTCAAGCACGTGAAGATATACAAATAGATGGCTACAGTATTAAAAAAGGGGAGATTATGTTAATTAGCCCTTATATGATGCATCGCCATGAAGATTATTTTTTAGAGCCAAGTGAATTTTTACCTGACCGTTTTGAAAAAGGAGGGTCCATTGATGTCCCAAGCTATATGTATATGCCACTTGGGATTGAGCATCAAGCGGAAAGGGGCATGGACTATATCACTGAAATAGTCACCATTTTTCTGTCAGAAATGACAAAGCGCTTTTTATTTCAGCTGACTAAGCCCGAATCTATTGCTCCGATGGCGGGCGTAATGCTGAATATGAAAGAAGAACTGAAGGTGAATGTTCACAAAGTTCACGCGCAGTCTTGA
- a CDS encoding serine/threonine protein kinase, with translation MDKTIKQLVSLVETSLLTQVTIQSESDYDPVEVTNKTKEWVLIGKGNYAGVFMHENYPEFVVKVYGREIYGVKKEAQVYRKLGVHPAYSQLFHEGKTYLILKRLTGVTLYDAVQRGIKIPEQVIKDVNAALDYATSQGLNPYDVHGKNVMMKDGRGYVVDISDFYKEGFDKKWTDLVKAYYTFYPFIDKYHIRLPYPLLNVIRKAYRLYRRIKSKRSFR, from the coding sequence ATGGATAAAACAATTAAACAGTTGGTGTCGCTAGTTGAAACATCATTACTAACGCAAGTTACGATTCAAAGTGAAAGTGACTATGATCCAGTTGAAGTTACGAACAAAACAAAAGAGTGGGTACTTATTGGTAAAGGAAACTATGCCGGTGTGTTTATGCACGAAAATTATCCTGAATTTGTCGTGAAAGTATACGGAAGAGAAATTTATGGTGTAAAGAAAGAAGCGCAAGTGTATAGAAAGCTGGGCGTTCACCCAGCTTATTCTCAACTTTTTCATGAGGGAAAGACGTACTTGATTTTAAAAAGACTTACAGGCGTTACCTTGTATGATGCCGTCCAGCGGGGAATAAAGATTCCAGAACAAGTCATAAAAGATGTGAACGCAGCTTTGGACTATGCAACAAGCCAGGGTTTAAACCCGTATGATGTGCATGGTAAAAATGTCATGATGAAAGACGGAAGAGGGTATGTGGTGGATATCTCTGACTTTTATAAAGAAGGTTTTGATAAAAAATGGACAGACCTTGTAAAAGCTTATTACACCTTTTATCCGTTTATTGATAAGTACCATATCCGCTTGCCGTACCCGCTGTTAAACGTTATTAGAAAAGCATATCGTCTATATCGTAGAATCAAATCAAAAAGGAGTTTCCGCTAA
- the motA gene encoding flagellar motor stator protein MotA, whose protein sequence is MDKTSFIGLILGIASLIVGMFFKGVNPSVLGNPAAILIIIVGTVGAVVIAFPSNEIKRVPKLFGVLFKEQKMLQPVDLVSMFSEWGQVVRKEGLLSLEAQIIDVDDPFLKNGLNLAIDGQSADYIRDVLSEEIDAMEERHQTGASIFALAGTYAPTLGVLGAVIGLIAALGNMEDTDTLGHAISAAFVATLLGIFTGYVLWHPFANKLKRKSKHEVKVKYMMIEGVLSLLEGETPKVIEQKLASYLPTAERKKLLQESEVGINE, encoded by the coding sequence ATGGATAAAACATCTTTTATTGGACTGATTTTAGGAATAGCCTCTCTTATTGTAGGTATGTTTTTCAAAGGGGTTAATCCATCTGTGTTAGGAAATCCGGCTGCTATTTTAATTATTATTGTCGGAACCGTCGGAGCAGTAGTGATTGCATTTCCTTCAAATGAAATCAAAAGAGTCCCAAAATTGTTTGGTGTCCTGTTTAAAGAACAAAAAATGCTGCAGCCCGTTGATTTAGTATCCATGTTTTCTGAATGGGGACAAGTTGTTCGAAAAGAAGGGTTACTATCACTTGAAGCCCAAATTATTGATGTAGATGACCCTTTCTTAAAAAATGGTTTGAATTTAGCTATTGATGGTCAAAGTGCGGATTATATACGAGACGTGTTGTCTGAAGAAATTGATGCTATGGAAGAAAGACATCAAACGGGTGCAAGTATTTTCGCTTTAGCAGGTACATATGCTCCAACTCTGGGTGTACTTGGAGCTGTTATAGGGTTAATTGCTGCGCTTGGGAACATGGAAGATACAGATACGCTAGGACATGCGATCAGCGCGGCGTTTGTTGCTACGCTTCTTGGTATTTTTACTGGGTATGTACTATGGCATCCGTTTGCAAATAAACTAAAGCGTAAATCGAAACATGAAGTAAAGGTAAAGTATATGATGATCGAAGGAGTGCTTTCACTCCTAGAAGGAGAAACACCAAAAGTAATTGAGCAAAAGCTGGCTTCTTATTTGCCAACAGCGGAACGTAAAAAGCTTCTTCAAGAAAGTGAAGTGGGCATAAATGAGTAG
- the motB gene encoding flagellar motor protein MotB, translating into MSRRRKRKHEEDHVDESWLLPYSDLLTLLLALFIVLFAMSSVDAQKFKNLSRAFNEAFVGGTGVMEFQSLQESEEAVQPSNTPAAKSTEKTNEVETAPNQSPASSQSLTSEQKEQTIREADQEELQQIQSKINAYIQKKNLTNQLQTSLTEEGLLISIRDNVLFDSGRAQVRSEDTKIANDISELLVIDPPRNIIISGHTDNVPIRNAGFESNWELSVMRAVNFMKVILKNDKLNPSMFSAKGFGEFKPVTSNNTAEGQAKNRRVEILITPRTIKQP; encoded by the coding sequence ATGAGTAGACGCAGAAAACGAAAGCATGAAGAGGACCATGTTGACGAAAGCTGGCTGCTTCCTTACTCAGATTTGCTTACACTTTTACTTGCTTTATTCATTGTATTGTTTGCAATGAGCTCAGTGGATGCGCAGAAATTTAAGAACCTTTCTCGCGCATTTAATGAAGCGTTCGTTGGAGGAACGGGCGTGATGGAATTTCAATCTCTGCAGGAATCTGAAGAAGCGGTTCAGCCTTCAAATACCCCTGCAGCTAAAAGTACGGAAAAAACAAATGAAGTGGAGACAGCCCCTAATCAGTCTCCTGCTTCTTCACAATCGTTAACGAGCGAACAAAAGGAGCAAACCATTCGAGAAGCTGATCAAGAAGAGCTTCAGCAAATTCAATCTAAAATTAATGCGTATATTCAAAAGAAAAACTTAACAAATCAATTACAGACTTCGTTAACCGAGGAAGGTCTCTTAATTTCCATTCGAGACAATGTATTGTTTGATTCAGGAAGAGCACAAGTTAGGAGTGAAGATACAAAAATCGCAAATGATATTTCAGAGCTTTTGGTGATTGATCCTCCTCGTAATATTATTATTAGCGGTCACACGGATAACGTACCTATTCGCAACGCTGGTTTTGAATCCAACTGGGAGTTAAGCGTGATGAGAGCAGTTAACTTTATGAAAGTTATCTTAAAAAACGATAAGCTTAATCCAAGCATGTTCAGTGCAAAAGGATTTGGAGAGTTCAAACCGGTAACATCTAACAATACAGCAGAGGGACAAGCGAAAAATAGGAGGGTTGAAATATTGATTACTCCTCGTACAATTAAACAGCCGTAA
- a CDS encoding NAD(P)/FAD-dependent oxidoreductase: MRRVGIVGAGMTGLTAAAELQKEGIEVFLLDKGKSVGGRMATRRVGEGKADHGAQFFTVRSDEFQQDVNKWIADRKVKKWFGDHHPRYQSMNGMNALAKYLAEDLRVYVNRKVQAIDFQNGRYQLYTEENEIFEATDIILTAPSPQVVEVLNNSKLQADQSILNTLKFSPCLVAIVELHTEMMYGDHGQITNPSSTIQRIVNHEQKGISKTPVLSIYMNKDWSEKHFDEHEHELLRAIKNEIKEWIGANHIKSIQLKKWRYAEVKQVLHQPFAKIMPSLLVAGDAFLRREDETNHSRLESAYLSGKSAAAELMGKNI, translated from the coding sequence ATGAGACGAGTAGGAATAGTAGGTGCTGGAATGACGGGCCTTACAGCAGCGGCTGAATTACAAAAAGAAGGAATAGAGGTCTTTCTTCTTGATAAGGGTAAAAGTGTAGGGGGACGAATGGCTACCCGAAGAGTAGGAGAGGGAAAAGCAGATCACGGAGCTCAATTTTTTACAGTGAGATCCGATGAATTTCAACAAGACGTAAATAAATGGATAGCTGATAGAAAGGTTAAGAAGTGGTTTGGTGACCATCACCCTCGGTATCAAAGTATGAATGGGATGAATGCGCTAGCTAAATATTTAGCTGAAGATCTACGCGTATACGTGAATCGAAAAGTTCAAGCCATTGATTTTCAAAACGGAAGGTATCAGCTGTATACAGAAGAAAATGAGATTTTTGAAGCGACTGATATCATTCTTACAGCTCCGTCTCCCCAGGTTGTTGAGGTACTTAATAATAGTAAGTTGCAAGCGGACCAATCAATTCTTAATACACTGAAATTTAGTCCTTGCTTGGTTGCTATCGTGGAGCTTCACACAGAGATGATGTATGGTGATCATGGTCAAATCACGAATCCTTCTAGCACAATCCAAAGAATCGTTAATCATGAGCAAAAAGGAATATCAAAGACGCCCGTTCTTAGCATATATATGAATAAAGACTGGTCAGAAAAACATTTTGATGAACATGAACATGAGCTGCTGCGGGCGATAAAAAATGAAATAAAAGAATGGATAGGTGCAAATCATATTAAAAGCATTCAGTTAAAGAAATGGCGCTATGCAGAGGTTAAACAAGTTCTTCATCAGCCCTTTGCTAAAATTATGCCGTCGCTACTGGTGGCAGGAGATGCTTTTTTAAGAAGGGAAGACGAAACAAATCACTCACGGTTAGAGAGCGCATATTTGTCAGGGAAATCGGCAGCCGCTGAATTAATGGGAAAGAACATCTAG
- a CDS encoding YqjF family protein, producing MKNNWIMKQTWKDLLFIHWPVDPAFLASLLPSQLEPDTYDGQGWIALVPFTMTDIRFKGTPAVPIFSQLYELNVRTYVTYKGEKGVYFFSLDASNPLGVWIARQFFHLPYYHAAMTFNKTQSHISFQSVRTHRDSQKERVKLTYRGISPSYRSREGELAHWLTERYCLFTTHQGNVYRGDLYHDPWELQKGECEIRDDSITQPFLRPADNRDLIVHYANQVTAYFYPFKKV from the coding sequence GTGAAAAATAATTGGATAATGAAACAAACGTGGAAAGATTTACTGTTTATTCATTGGCCTGTAGATCCGGCATTTTTGGCTTCTTTATTGCCTAGTCAGTTAGAGCCTGACACCTATGATGGTCAAGGATGGATTGCACTTGTGCCTTTTACGATGACAGACATTCGATTTAAAGGAACGCCCGCAGTTCCTATCTTTTCACAGCTATATGAGCTGAATGTGCGTACATATGTTACATATAAAGGGGAAAAAGGCGTTTATTTTTTTAGTTTAGACGCAAGCAATCCACTAGGGGTATGGATTGCTCGTCAGTTTTTTCATTTGCCTTATTACCACGCTGCTATGACATTCAACAAAACTCAGAGCCATATTTCTTTTCAGTCAGTTCGAACGCACAGAGACTCACAAAAAGAGCGAGTAAAGCTTACATATAGAGGTATTTCTCCGTCCTATCGCAGTAGAGAAGGAGAATTAGCTCATTGGCTTACAGAGCGCTACTGCTTATTTACCACTCATCAAGGAAATGTCTACCGAGGAGACCTTTATCATGATCCTTGGGAGCTGCAAAAAGGGGAGTGTGAAATAAGAGATGATTCTATTACTCAGCCTTTTTTGCGTCCCGCGGACAATCGCGATTTAATTGTGCACTATGCCAATCAAGTCACGGCTTATTTTTATCCTTTTAAAAAAGTATAA
- the msrA gene encoding peptide-methionine (S)-S-oxide reductase MsrA, translating into MKEYATFAGGCFWCMVAPFDHLTGILSIRSGYARDEQISSEASALVKKENEYVEAVQIVWDSSHITFEELLNLYWQQIDPTDSAGQFSDRGPSYRAIIFYHNEKQKEAALDSKRKLVQSGRFKNPIVTSILPFSSFYEAEEQQQDYYRKNAFHYKLYKEGSGRTDFLTQHWPKDRSYLKKVLTPMQYFVTQENGTEPPFTNLYWNNKKQGIYVDLLTGEALFKTSDQLPSHTGWPIFKRPILYGNIKRVPAQHSTALKSKEGNNYLGLLLTEENSEYYQVNSAALRFIPKEKLKEEGYEDFLILF; encoded by the coding sequence ATGAAAGAATATGCAACGTTTGCGGGAGGGTGCTTTTGGTGCATGGTCGCTCCTTTTGATCATCTTACAGGAATCCTCAGTATCCGCTCAGGCTACGCTAGAGATGAACAAATCAGTTCTGAAGCTTCTGCTCTTGTAAAAAAGGAAAACGAGTACGTAGAGGCCGTGCAAATTGTATGGGATTCTTCTCACATTACGTTTGAAGAGCTGCTTAACCTGTATTGGCAGCAAATTGACCCTACGGATTCCGCCGGACAGTTTTCAGACCGCGGACCGTCGTATCGAGCCATTATTTTTTATCATAACGAAAAGCAAAAAGAAGCGGCTCTCGATTCTAAAAGAAAGCTCGTCCAAAGCGGACGTTTTAAGAACCCTATCGTCACATCTATTTTACCTTTTTCTTCTTTTTACGAAGCAGAAGAGCAGCAGCAGGATTATTATCGAAAAAACGCATTTCACTATAAATTATACAAAGAAGGCTCGGGTCGAACTGATTTTTTGACACAGCATTGGCCAAAGGACCGCTCCTATCTAAAAAAGGTCCTAACGCCCATGCAATATTTTGTTACGCAGGAAAACGGAACCGAACCTCCTTTTACGAATTTATATTGGAATAACAAAAAACAAGGAATTTACGTTGACCTTCTAACGGGAGAAGCACTGTTCAAAACATCAGATCAGCTTCCTTCTCATACAGGCTGGCCCATTTTTAAGCGCCCTATCTTATACGGAAACATAAAAAGAGTGCCGGCGCAGCATTCAACAGCGCTAAAAAGCAAAGAAGGAAATAACTATCTGGGTCTACTTTTAACAGAAGAAAACAGCGAATACTATCAAGTAAATTCCGCGGCTTTGCGCTTCATTCCAAAAGAGAAGCTTAAAGAAGAAGGGTATGAAGACTTTTTAATTTTGTTTTGA
- the nhaC gene encoding Na+/H+ antiporter NhaC, with protein MNTTRLPSMWEIMIVLALFLAVVISFATVFDLPIQLALFISWFIVMALGVRLGYTYNHLQGAITRGISNGLEAILILLAVGTLIGTWIAGGVVPSLIYFGLEFINPTFFLLATLIICSITSISTGTSWGTVGTAGIAMMGIGQGLGMPLPLVAGAVISGAYFGDKLSPLSDSTILSASMARVNVIDHVKAMLVLDIPAYLITAVLFTVTGFMYGGKDFDAGRVEELKSSLLDTFHISGWMLIPALAVIVLLALKKPSLPAIAIGSLLGIIWAVVFQHMDVASAFNTAYEGFKINTDNTFLSELLNRGGILSMVGSIIVIIFGLGFGGLLDELGVLEVLLSKFEKILVNSGNVTASTIFVGLLGNIFGCAMYVSLILTPKIMEKSYDKLRIQRLVLARNSEVGGTLTSGMVPWTDNGVFLATTLGISTFAYLPFMWLSFVSIILAIIYGYTGKFIWYVKEEKQRSAIAK; from the coding sequence TTGAACACAACCCGTTTACCATCTATGTGGGAAATAATGATTGTGCTTGCTTTATTTTTAGCTGTTGTTATTTCATTTGCAACTGTTTTTGATTTACCTATTCAGCTCGCTTTATTTATTTCATGGTTTATTGTTATGGCGCTAGGAGTACGACTTGGGTATACGTATAATCACCTGCAAGGGGCCATTACAAGAGGAATATCAAACGGCTTAGAAGCTATTTTAATTTTATTAGCCGTCGGTACGTTAATTGGAACATGGATTGCCGGAGGAGTTGTTCCTTCTCTTATTTATTTTGGATTAGAGTTTATTAATCCAACATTCTTTTTACTTGCTACACTTATCATTTGCTCTATTACCTCGATTTCAACAGGAACATCTTGGGGGACGGTTGGTACAGCCGGAATCGCGATGATGGGAATCGGACAAGGGCTAGGTATGCCGCTTCCTTTAGTAGCTGGAGCCGTGATCTCAGGAGCTTATTTTGGAGACAAGCTTTCTCCTCTTTCTGACAGTACCATTTTATCTGCGTCAATGGCTCGAGTGAATGTTATTGATCACGTAAAAGCAATGTTAGTGTTGGATATTCCTGCTTACCTCATTACGGCAGTATTATTTACGGTAACAGGATTTATGTATGGGGGAAAAGATTTTGATGCTGGACGGGTAGAAGAATTAAAATCTTCGCTGTTGGATACATTCCATATCAGCGGGTGGATGCTGATTCCGGCTTTGGCTGTCATTGTCCTTTTAGCATTAAAGAAACCTTCTCTTCCAGCAATTGCGATTGGTTCATTATTAGGAATTATATGGGCAGTTGTCTTTCAACATATGGATGTGGCTAGCGCATTTAATACGGCTTATGAAGGGTTTAAAATTAATACCGACAACACATTTTTAAGTGAGCTTTTAAATCGTGGCGGAATTTTAAGCATGGTCGGTTCTATTATTGTCATTATTTTTGGACTAGGATTTGGCGGGTTATTAGATGAGCTCGGCGTCTTAGAAGTCCTGCTATCTAAATTTGAAAAAATTCTTGTCAATTCAGGAAACGTTACGGCTTCTACTATTTTCGTTGGGTTATTAGGGAATATATTTGGTTGTGCGATGTATGTTTCATTAATTTTAACACCGAAAATTATGGAGAAAAGTTATGATAAGTTAAGAATACAGCGTCTGGTGCTTGCCCGTAACTCAGAAGTAGGAGGAACCTTAACTTCTGGAATGGTTCCATGGACGGATAACGGTGTATTTCTAGCTACAACGCTTGGAATTTCTACATTCGCTTATCTGCCGTTTATGTGGCTCAGTTTTGTCTCTATTATTTTGGCGATTATTTACGGATATACAGGGAAATTCATTTGGTACGTAAAAGAAGAAAAACAGCGTTCTGCTATAGCAAAATAA
- a CDS encoding GntR family transcriptional regulator, which yields MNKGPMIYHSLKDHVYNYIASQIQDGTLLPNDKINEASICSQLNVSRTPVREALIKLASDNLLEYRPRRGFTVKEIDTPKKLEVFEIVGALDGLAAALSIDHLTEEDFTKMDELIKKIDVSIELENYQDYQKYQTYFHRVYLNRCGNVTLKKQLISLQDGFIRQTYFSNDNKELYAILHVMNEHHRHILKLLKQKKKADVQLYLQNVHWNIEYPEMI from the coding sequence ATGAACAAGGGGCCTATGATTTATCATTCATTAAAAGATCATGTATATAACTACATAGCAAGTCAAATTCAAGACGGTACACTGCTGCCTAACGACAAAATAAATGAAGCCAGTATTTGTTCTCAGCTGAATGTCAGCCGAACGCCTGTGAGAGAAGCGCTTATTAAACTGGCTTCAGACAATCTATTAGAATACAGACCGCGCAGAGGGTTTACTGTAAAGGAAATTGACACACCAAAAAAACTAGAAGTATTTGAAATCGTCGGTGCTTTAGATGGTCTTGCAGCTGCGCTGTCGATTGATCACTTAACGGAAGAAGATTTTACGAAGATGGATGAGCTTATTAAAAAAATCGATGTTTCGATTGAATTAGAAAATTATCAGGATTATCAAAAATATCAAACGTATTTTCATCGAGTCTATTTGAACCGATGCGGTAATGTGACCTTAAAAAAACAGCTTATATCTTTACAAGACGGATTCATCAGACAAACGTACTTTAGCAATGACAATAAAGAGCTATACGCCATTTTACATGTGATGAATGAACATCACCGCCATATTCTGAAACTTCTGAAGCAGAAAAAAAAGGCGGATGTTCAGCTTTACCTTCAAAATGTCCACTGGAACATCGAATATCCAGAAATGATTTGA